The DNA sequence ACATCTGCAAAACCACTTCCTTTTAGAACCTTGACCGGGATGAACCGCGACATAAAAAAAGCTGGATATGTACCTGAAAGCAACCCCAACAAGACAGTTGCCGCTCCCAAAGCCAGCCAGAACAAAGGATTTTCAAAAGGAATGGAAATCGCTTTCCCGGCCAGGTCATTGAAAAGAGGCAGCACGAGAAACGCCAGACCGATCGCCAAAAGCAACGACAAAAAGCAAATGAGTCCTGATTCTGTGAGAAATTGGCGAACAAGGTCTTTTTTGTCAGACCCTAAAGTCTTTCTGACCCCTACCTCTTTGGCTCTTTTTAGCGAATAGGCCGTGGAAAGGTTCATGAAATTGACACTTGCCAGCACCACCAAAAACAAACCGATAAAAGATAGTATATATATGTTTTGAATGCTACCATTGGCACTGAGTTCTGCCTTCATATTAGAGTACAGGTGAATATCGGTAAGGCGCATTGTAGAATACTTGATGTAATTTCCCGAGGCTTTAAAAGACGCTTCGGTCATGCCCGGATAGTAAACCTGCACCCACGGAATCAAATATCGCCCTAGCAACGATTGCAGTTCCGTATTAAACTCTCCCATGTTTGCAGATGGAACCATTTTTATAAATGTGAAGTAGTTGTGACTGCCCCAATGCCCAATTTGGGCAAATTGAAAACCTGACATTGCCATGAACACTGAGTGGTGCCTTAGAAACGAGTTTTTTGGCAAATCATCCATCACTCCGGTTACGGTGTATGTTTCTGAATTGTTGAGCACCATGTTTTGACCTAGGGCATTGGAAACCCCAAAATGTTTTTCCGCAGCGGTTTTTGTCAGCACCAAAGTGTTCGGTTCGGTCAAGGCGGTATTGGGATCACCGACCAAAAGCTTTACTCCAAACATTTTAAAGAAAGTTGAATCTACAAAAGTGGTATGCAACTCCTTCACGTTCGCGGTGACATTTGCCTTTCTGATGAGTAGGCTTCCCCGATTCAGAAAACGGGTCGCAAGCTCTACCTGGGGGTAATCTTTGACCAAAGTGGCCCCCATAGGTTCTGGTGTCTCGGCAAGTTGTTCGGCCAAACCTCCAAATTTGTTATCTGCATTGATGCGATAAATTCGGCCAGAATCGGCAAACATTTTGTCATAGCCCAGTTCATCATGAATGTAAAGGGCGATAAGTAGGGCACCACCCATACCAATGGCAAGTCCAAAGGTGTTGAGAAAAGTGAAAAATGGTTGCTTTTTTAAACTTCTCCAAGCGATTTTGATGTGATTTTTTAACATGATTGTTTGTTCTTTGATTGATATGTGATCATTCTCTACACAAAACTTCAACAGGATTGGTAGTAGCGGCTTTAAAACTTTGCCAGCCAACTGTGAGCATGGCAATGGCCAAAGTGCTGATTCCGGCCAAAGCAAATACCCACCAACCGATGGTAGTTTTATAGGCAAAGCCCTCTAACCATCTATCCATGGCCCACCATCCTAAGGGAATGGCAATGGCAATGGCGACTAAAACAAGTTTTATGAAACCAGAAGTGAGCAGGTTCACGATTCCAGCTACAGAAGAACCCAACACTTTTCGTATACCGATTTCGTTGAGCCGTTGGGCCGTGGTAAAGGCTGTTATTCCAAGCAGCCCCAAACAGGCAATGATAATCGCAATAATTGAAAAATATTGAAATAATGTGCTTAGTAGCGACTCCCTTTGGTATAACCGTTCAAACGCATCGTCCAAGAAAAAAAATTCAAAAGGTCTGCCAGGTACAAATTCTTTTAATTGTGCTTCAATAGAATTTATGGTTGACGCGACATCTGATCCCGATAATTGAATTAGAATGTTATCGATGTAATAGCTTCTGGGAGCAACGGTAAGAATCAAGGGTTGAATTTTATCGTGTAGCGATTGCAAATGAAAATCTTTTACTATTCCTATTAGACGCCCTTCTTTGGCACTTGAAGAAGAGATACCTGTCATGGACAACTTCACATTTTGCAAATTCTTGATTCCAAACTTTGATGCCGCCGCTTCATTCATTATAAAGGCCATAGTGGAATCGGTGCCATGTTCATTGGAGAATCCCCTCCCATTTACAATGGCCATGTCTAATGTGTTTATGATGTTTTCATCTACCAAAAGGGTGCTTAGATTGGCTTTGGTAACCAGGCCATCGTAGTTTATCGATGTTTCAAAATCATAAAAGCCCTTTTCCCACGGAAAATTTGAAATGGTAGAAACTTCCTTTACTCCTTGTAGTTGAAGAATCTTGTTTTTAACGGCAACAAACCTATTTTGAACAGCCTCATCCCTTACGGGAACCACAAGTACTTGGTCTTTCTGAAAACCTAAGTTCTTCTTTCGTATGTAGTGCATTTGCGATTGCATGACAACCGTTGCAATGATCAAGGTAACCGCAACGACAAATTGTAATACAAGTAAGGCTGATTGAACGGAAGAGGATTTTTTCCCCTTAAATACAGAAGTCCCCCTGCCTTTCAAAAAGGCAATCAGTCGAAATCTGGAAATAATCAGAAAAGGAATAATGGAAATTAGAATGCTAAGAAGCAGCAATAACCCCATTAGGTAAAAGATAACCCCTGTGGTGAAAATCGAAGATAAGTTGAGTTGTGTTTTCATCAGTGCATTGAACCCAGGAAGAACAAGCACCCCCCAGACCAGCGCCAATAGCATGGAAACAAAAAGAAAAGCAAAGCTTTCTAGCAGCAATTCTTTCCATATACTGCGATTATTGGCTCCTAGCACCTTTTGAATGCCAACTGCTTTTAAGTGTAGTACTATTTTGGTAAGGAAAAGGTTAACAAAATTGAAGGCCGCCACAAGCAATATGACAATGCCAACGGCGATGAAAAGAAATAGTACATTTCGATTGATCGAAGGGTGCAATTCGTTTTCAAGCCCTGAAAAATGAACCTCGGTAAGACCTTGAACGGCATGTGTTCTTGTCTTTCCTATATTTTCAGGCAAGAACTGTTTTTCAACACTTTTGATGTATTGTACGGTCTCGTCAACATCGACATTTGCGCTGAGTTGTACAAAGCTATAAACAGGAGGATAGTACCATGTGCTATTCGAATCGGCTATCCAGGACCCCCAGATATCCTCTGCCGCTGCCATTGGAACAATAAAATCGAATTTTAAGCTAGATTGATCGGGGGGATCCATAAGAATTCCTGCTACTTTGAACGTATGGTTTTGTTCCACTTTCAGCACCTCGCCCAATGCATCTTTTTTGCCAAAATACTTTCTGGCCATGGCTTGAGTTATCAAAATGTTGTCAGGAGCCGCCAAGGCCTTTTCTTTATTGCCCTGAACAAGGGGAAAAGAAAACACATCCAAAAAAGAAGGGTCTACATAAAAAAAGTTGGACTCTTGAAAAAGATTTAGGTTTTGGTCATCACTTATGCTAACATTTTGCGGCAATATCCTAACCGTTTCCGCTATCGAGGAAAATTTAGATTCAAGCAGCGGTGCATAGGGCATAAAAGAATTGGCAAAATTTCTGGTGATGCCATCTTCAGAAGCCTCGTGGGTGGTAATTCTATAGATTTTATTCGCATGTTCATGAAAGGTATCATATTTCAATTCATTATCGACAAATAGAAAGATGACCAAACAACAGGTAATGGCCACAGAAAGGCCAAAAAGATTTATTAGCGTGTTCAGGCGGTCTCTTGCGGCCCTTCGAAAAATGGTCTTCAAATAGTTTTTGATCATGATGGTTCAGTTTTTTGATGATTATTCGGTACGCAAACTCTTTACCGGATTGGCATTGGCGGCCTTTATGGCCTGAAAGCTCACGGTAATGAACGTGATAAACAGGGCTCCTAAAATGGCCGCTGCAAATATTGCCCAAGACAAGTCGATCCTATAGGTATAATTTTGCAACCATCCTTTCATTATATAGAATGCTATGGGTATAGCGACTGTGCATGCAATGAGGACCAGGGCCAAAAAGTCTTTGGAAAGCATTTTCCATAGACCAAATACCGACGCGCCCAACACCTTTCGAACCCCTATTTCCTTGGTACGCCGTTCGGCGACAAAAGCCGTAAGCCCAAAGAGTCCCAGGCAGCTTATAAAAATTGCCAAGACCGTGAAAATCCCGGCCAAACTCGCCACGCGCTCCTCTGATTGAAACTTGATGGCGTATTGGTTGTCTACAAACTGGTAGTCGAATGGTACTTTTGAAAAATGCTCCTTAAACACATTCTCAACCATTTCGAGGTTTTCCTCTGTGCTTTTTTGTGGGTTTAGCCGAAGATTGTAAAAATTGGTTATGCCATATTTGTCGAATGCATAAACCCCTTGTCTTACTGGCTCAAAGGGAGATTGTACAATCATATCTTCGACCACTCCGATGATTTTTAAGGGAGGGTCGGGGCTATCAGTATCTGAATTTCTTAGGTATTTGCCAATCGGATTGGAAAGGCCCATGTATTTCATTGCGGCCTTATTGATAAGGACGGCATTTGAATCTGTTGGAAATTCCCTAGAGAAGTCCCTTCCCATGATTACCTTTAAACCAAGTGACTTGGCATATTCTGGGGATACAAAAGTCCAAGCTAGACTTACTTGAAAATCGTCTGGTTTTCCATCCCAGGTATAGTTGCCTGCATTTGACCAGATTTCAGTGGCAGGTGCGCTAGAGGTCGACATTTCTGTTATGGCGCCCGATGCCAGAAATTCGTTTCGAATCAGTTCTCTTTTTTCTGAAAACTCCTGCCCTGCGGCGGGTATTTGTATAAGCCCTTCTTTATCATAGCCAACCGGCCGGTTTTTTACAAAACGAATCTGTTGCAATACCACCAGGGTGCCAATGATAAAAGCCGCCGATGCCGTAAACTGAATGACCACCAACGCTTTTCTTGGGAGAACCGAAAACCGTCCGACCTTAAATGTGCCCTTCAGGGCCTCTGCGGGCTTAAAAGAAGACAGATATAGTGCCGGATAGCTTCCCGATAGCAGTGCCGTAATACAAATAAATAGCATTGAAGCCATCCAGAATAACGGACTTTTCCACGGTAATTGTACTTCCTTGCCAGACAGTTCGTTAAAGCTACCCAAGAAGACCAGTACCAAGATAACGGCAAAAAAGAAGGCCAATAGGGTTATCAAAAAAGATTCTCCAAGAAATTGATGCACCAAATGACCCCGATTTGAACCTATCGTTTTTCGAAGCCCTACCTCTTTGGCCCTTTTTTCAGATCGTGCAGTACCGAGGTTCATAAAATTGATACAGGCCAGCACCAACACCAAAATGCCTATAATACCAAATAGCTTAACATAGGTAATACGGCCACCTGCTTGGCGGCCTTCCTCAAAATTATTGCGCAGATACCAATCTTTCATGGGAAAAAGAAAGAGTTGGGGATTGCTTTGGGCCTCGGGGAGTTGGTCTTTCTTGACGTTCTTTATTATAGCGGTAACCTCATCCATCTCCATATTGTCGGCTATCTGTACCAACATCTGAAACGAGTTGTTGTTCCAACTATCCCTGGCCTCCGAGACCCATTCACGCCAGGCTAGGTACCTTTCCCAGGGTATCAAAAATTGGAGACCATGAAACGAATTGTTAAACGGTATATCCTCATATACCCCGGTTACGGTCGCGTCAATTTCGTTATTTACCCTGACAACCTTTCCTATGGGGTCTTCAGACCCAAAAAGAGCTTGAGAAGTTGATTTGTCCAACATAATACCATCGATATCTTGCAGGCCATCCTTTTGGCCGTTCACCATTTTGAGGTCTAACATATCAGTGATACCGGCCTGCATGTAATTCCCCATACGGGAAATGATGTTGTCATTATATGCCAAGCTTTGTTTCCATTCCCATGATGCCATTACAATATGTTTGAAATGGTCTGCATATTGTTCCCTGAGTACAAACTCCAAAGGTCTGGGTACGGCATTCCCGGTATTTATACTTCCATTTCTTGTCCTATTCTGATAAACTTGGGCAATTTGGTCCTTATTCCCAAAATATTGGTCATGGGTCAATTCATCTACCACCCACAACCCGATCATCAAGGCCACGGCCATTCCAACAGCCAGCCCACCTACATTGACAACCGAGTAGATTCTATTCTTCCATAAATTGCGCCATGCGATTTTTAAATAGTTTTTTAACATGATGTATTTCTTCAGTTTTTAGATCATTGCCGTTTTTGTGATCATCCGTTTCATGTACTTGTTCTTTTTTGTATGAGACCTACAAGGTCTTTTCCATCTACGTTGGTGCCCTTCACCCATATTCCCCCTGCAAAGGGGCACGACCAATGGGGATATCTAATTGGTGGTGGGCTTTCTATTGCTCCCGTAATCCCTCTACCGGGTTCCCGTTTGCTGCACGAATAGCCTGCCCACCCACGGTCAAGAGCGCAATGCCCAACGCCATTACGCCCGCGGCCACAAAATACCAAAGGTGCAGGGGTATTCTATAGGCAAAACCCGATAACCAATTTTGGGCCAATAGATAGGCAATGGGCAGGGCAATGCACATTGAGATCAAAACCAGTTGCACGAACCCCTTTGAAAGCATCAGCATAATTTGGGAGGTGCTTTGGCCCAAGACTTTTCGAATACTGATTTCCTTTCGTCTTCTTTCAGTAGTAAAGATGACCAGACCAAACAAACCTAGACATGAAATAAGGATGGCCAAGCCCGCAAAGTACTTTGACAGGGAGGCCACCCGTTGTTCCGATGTATAGAGTTCTTGAAAGTTGCTGTCTAAAAATTCATATTCAAAGGGCAGGTTGGGGTTAAATGTTCGATGCAGTTTTTCCATTTCGGCAAGGGCCTCTTTTTCCTTACCGGCCTTTATTCTAACCATTACCTTATTGGTGGCATTGGGCATCAAGGTGAGGAACAGCGGCTCCACCTTATCGTGCAACGACTTAAAGTGAAAATCCTTGACGATTCCGATTATTTTTCCCTGACCAAAAAATCCGCGTACAACCTTGCCCAAAGGATCTTCAAGCCCCATTGTTGCAATGGCCGTTTCATTGAGCACAAGGCCTAAGCTATCGGCCCCAAATTCTCTGCTGAAGCTACGACCCGCCACTAACTCCATGTCCATGGTTTCTATAAAACCGTAATCGGCGCCGATTACCTGAAAAGCAATATTTCTTTCGTTCCTTCCTTCCCAATCCAACCCAACGGACCAATTGTGGCCCACCATGCTGTGTGTCGTAGTGGATGCGTTCAGCACTCCGGGCATATTCTTTAACTCTGAAAGAAAGGAGGCCTTTTGGGTTTTTATCTTGCCCTCGACACCAAACAAGACAACATTGTCTTGCCCATACCCTAAGTTTTGGCTTTGAACATAATCCATTTGTTTGTACACCACCAATACCGATGCAATCAAAATAATGGAGAGGGAAAATTGAATGATGACCAATCCCTTACGTGTCCATAATTCTCCAAAAGATTGGCTTAGTTTTCCTTTTAGGATTGCCACGGCATTGAACCCTGATAGGTAAATGGCAGGATAGCTTCCAGCAAAAAAGCCCGTAAAAATGGCAATGCCCAAAGCAACCAAGACAAAGGGTACATTAAAGTCCAATTCCAACTGTTTTCCAACGATTACATTGAATTGTGGCAGAAAGAGTGCCACCACGATAACTGCGATGATCAAGGCCATAAATGCCATTACAATTGACTCGCCAAGAAACTGTGCTATAAAAACCCTTCGGTTTGCCCCAACGGCCTTTTTTACCCCAATCTCCTTCAATCTTTTGGTTGCCCTTGCCGTAGAGAGGTTCATAAAATTGATACAGGCAATGACCAGAATGATAAGGGCAATAAGGGAAAAGAGCCTAACATATTGGATTCGCCCCCCGACCTGTTTTCCATTTTCATATGTGCCATGGAGGTAATGCTCGGAAAAGGGCACCAAGACCGCGGTTCTAATGGTATTTTCATTCGCACTTTTTCGAATCTTGTCTACCTTGTCATTCAATGCGTTGACATTGGTTCCTTCTTTTAGCAGTACATACACCTGTGGGCCACTGCCATTCCATGTATGGAGCGAATTCCATGGAGGAACATCTTTATAGGCATGGGAGGAAAGGGCAAAATCGAATTGGATGGTGGAATTGGATGGGGTTCCGTCAAAGATTCCCGAAACCGTAAAGAGCCTGTCTTGCTCGTACGTTATGGCTTGACCGACCACATTCTTGGCAGTACCGAACAACTTTACGGCCAATTCTTTTGAAATGACAATGGAGTTGGGGTCTTCAAGCAATTGGTTTTTGTCGCCATAGCGTAGCCCGTAGGAAAAAATATTGAAATAATCTTTACCGACAATCTGCCCCACTGCCTTGATATTTTTCTCGCCAATGGAAAGATTGTGCTTGCCAAACCAGGAGGGAGGAATGGCCTCTGCGGCATATTCTACCTCGGGCATTTCATCGACCAACAATTCTGCCATGGGACCGAAAGTTTCTATCATCGTCTTGATACCATCGGTAAAATTCAAATGTTCTATCACCTGATAGATCCGGTCATGGTTTTTATGGAATTTATCGACGCCAAGCTCGTCAAGCACCCATAGCGATATCAACAGGGTACAGGCCAGGCCTGTTGACAAGCCGATCATGTTTATTAGAAAAGAGCTTTTATTTCTATAGATGTTTCTTAGAAATAGTTTAAAATTTTGTGTTATCATGATGGTCGTCTTAAGGGCCGCGGCCGCCCACTCTATAAGGGGAACAGGATCGCGCTTTGATTTTTTACATTTTCATTCTCTTATCTTTTTCCTCCCCTATGGGGGAGCCTGACTTGCTGCTAAGCAGGCCAAAAGGGATTTTTTATTCCGTTCTTAGGCTATTTACCGGATTTGTCATGGCGGCACTTATCGATTTAAAACTGACTGTCAATAATGCTATTGCGATGACCAAAACTCCAGCCAACCCAAAAGCCCACCAAGGCATATCGATGCGATATTCATAGTTGGTCAGCCATTTATCCATAAAGTACCAGGCAACGGGAAAGCCAATTACAATGCCGATGACCACAAGCTTCAAAAAATCTTTTATTAAAAGACTTGTGATTTTACTGACCGAAGCACCCAGCACTTTTCGTATTCCGATTTCCTTTACTCTTTGCTGGGCCGAAAAGATGACCAGGCCGAACAGCCCTAGGCATGAAATGAATATCGCCATTAGCGAAAAGTATTGGGAGAGCCTAAAAAATACCGTCTCGCTTCTATACATATCATTGTACCATGCATCGGTAAAGATGTACTGGAACGGAATTTCGGGAAGTATTTGGGCATACACGTTTTCTAAAGCTTCTACCGTTTGGGCCACATTTATGGGGTTGATTCGTGCTAAAACCGCTCCCCTGTTCAGATATTCCCCATTACGGATTATTAATGGGGGGATCGTAGATTTTAAGGTATTTACGGGAAAGTCTTTCATCACCCCTACAATTTCACCTTCTCTGCCCCACATCGCCAAGGGCTTGCCTATCGGATCTTCAAGCCCCATTATTTTCAAAGCGGTCTCATTAATAATGTAGCCCGAATTATCGGCAACACGGTCATCGGCGAAATCGCTGCCTACAAGTAATTCTGTACCCCAGGCCTCGGCAAAATCAGATCCTACGGCCATACTCATAAATATGGTTGGGTCATTATCGGGTTTGCCAGTCCAGACCACGTCGTCAAAACCATTTGATATCTGCATGGGCCCTGCATCGGTGATGGATACGGATTCAACACCAGGAAGTTGTAGCACTCTTTCTTTTAGGCCAGCAAACGTATGCGTAGAATCGCCTTGAAAAATAAAGGCAACCACATTGTGGCGGTCAAAACCGAAGTTTTCATGCTGTATATAATTTATCTGACGTGAAGTAATCAGCATTCCTGAAATCAAGATGACCGTCAAGGCAAATTGAAAAACCACCAAGCCTTTCCGTACCCATTGTGAACTGGCATTGGCGTTGCCATTGCTTTTGAAAGTGTCTATTGCTTTAAAGGAAGACAGTACGAATGCGGGGTAACTTCCAGATACAAAGCCTGTCAACAGTGCAATTCCAAAAATACCCGACCAAGATAAGGGCGATAGGCGAAGAAGACTTAAATCCTTTCCCGCAAGCTCGTTGAACATGGGCAATAAAAGTGAAACCAACAGCAATGATAAAATGGTGCCAATGAGAGAAAGTAGTAGCGCCTCTCCCAAAAACTGGGATATCAAACTTCCTTTTTTTGCACCCAAAGATTTCCGCACCCCAACTTCTTTGGCTCGTTTTATTGAACTGGCAGACGCCAAGTTCATAAAGTTGATACAGGCGATCAACAAAACGAAAAACGCGATGAATCCAAAAATGCGCACATTCTCGATACGACCACCGGAAATTATGCCGTTCTCAAAGCCGTTGTGCAAATAGCTCTCGCCATAAGGTTGCAGCCCCAATTCTACCGTAAAATTGGCATCTTCTTCCGTTCGGTACGGAGTTAGAAAATCTTTGATTTTGGTCTGTACTACAGCGACATCAGAATTCTCTTTAAGCATTATAAAGGTCGGCGGACCGCTATTGGTAATATCGGGAGCCCAGCTGTTTTCTTCAAGAAAAATATCCCAATGCACGAAAAAATCGGCTTTTTTGGAATTGGCAGGGCTAGCGTCTTTGAGCACAGCAGACACCTGTAACGGACGGCTGTTCTCATAAGTGATCGATTTGCCAATAGCATTTTCGACACTCCCAAAAAATAGCTGCGCCATTTCTTCTGATATCGCGATATTATCGGGCGAATCCATTACTGAGGCTACAGTACCTTCCAAGAAGTCGTACGAAAACATATCAAAATAATCGTCACCTACATGAAACCCTTCCTGTCTAAACGTTTTATCCTTATAGGCAAAGGTTTTAGAGCCTCTCCAGCTCGTGGGAGCGGCTTTCTCGATTTCGGGGATCTTATTTTTTAGTTCCTTGTAAAGTAATGCCGGGGTGGAATAGAACGCATCTACTCTGCCCTCGAAGATTTGTCTTTGATATACCGAATAAAGGCGGTCTATATTCTCATGGTAGTTATCGACGGCCAGTTCATCGGAGACCCAT is a window from the Muricauda sp. SCSIO 65647 genome containing:
- a CDS encoding ABC transporter permease, translated to MLKNHIKIAWRSLKKQPFFTFLNTFGLAIGMGGALLIALYIHDELGYDKMFADSGRIYRINADNKFGGLAEQLAETPEPMGATLVKDYPQVELATRFLNRGSLLIRKANVTANVKELHTTFVDSTFFKMFGVKLLVGDPNTALTEPNTLVLTKTAAEKHFGVSNALGQNMVLNNSETYTVTGVMDDLPKNSFLRHHSVFMAMSGFQFAQIGHWGSHNYFTFIKMVPSANMGEFNTELQSLLGRYLIPWVQVYYPGMTEASFKASGNYIKYSTMRLTDIHLYSNMKAELSANGSIQNIYILSFIGLFLVVLASVNFMNLSTAYSLKRAKEVGVRKTLGSDKKDLVRQFLTESGLICFLSLLLAIGLAFLVLPLFNDLAGKAISIPFENPLFWLALGAATVLLGLLSGTYPAFFMSRFIPVKVLKGSGFADVGGSKVRSSLVVFQFAISVFLIIATVVVYQQLRFIQSKELGFEKDQVLVLEDVNNAGDRILSLRDEVKKLGQVKNVTLSSFFPTPSARSSQTFFKEGAFNQEEAINMENWRVDHDYVSTLGLRLIAGRDFNRNIPTDSSAIILNQAAIKVLNLNAENALGLRVSPDLGEAGDNIDYQTIIGVVEDFHFESLRNNIKALGLTIGRFPGSMAVKLGPQDISAAVSGIERIWQQIAPGQPFNYYFLDESFNDSYEAEQRLGKIFSVFTVLSILIACLGLFGLATFNAQKRTKEIGVRKVLGASVGQISYRLTTDFLKMVGWAILISVPVGWFAMNQWLEDFSYRIEIQWWMLLLAAFLAIAIAVITVSYQSIKAAVVNPVKSLRTE
- a CDS encoding ABC transporter permease, with amino-acid sequence MIKNYLKTIFRRAARDRLNTLINLFGLSVAITCCLVIFLFVDNELKYDTFHEHANKIYRITTHEASEDGITRNFANSFMPYAPLLESKFSSIAETVRILPQNVSISDDQNLNLFQESNFFYVDPSFLDVFSFPLVQGNKEKALAAPDNILITQAMARKYFGKKDALGEVLKVEQNHTFKVAGILMDPPDQSSLKFDFIVPMAAAEDIWGSWIADSNSTWYYPPVYSFVQLSANVDVDETVQYIKSVEKQFLPENIGKTRTHAVQGLTEVHFSGLENELHPSINRNVLFLFIAVGIVILLVAAFNFVNLFLTKIVLHLKAVGIQKVLGANNRSIWKELLLESFAFLFVSMLLALVWGVLVLPGFNALMKTQLNLSSIFTTGVIFYLMGLLLLLSILISIIPFLIISRFRLIAFLKGRGTSVFKGKKSSSVQSALLVLQFVVAVTLIIATVVMQSQMHYIRKKNLGFQKDQVLVVPVRDEAVQNRFVAVKNKILQLQGVKEVSTISNFPWEKGFYDFETSINYDGLVTKANLSTLLVDENIINTLDMAIVNGRGFSNEHGTDSTMAFIMNEAAASKFGIKNLQNVKLSMTGISSSSAKEGRLIGIVKDFHLQSLHDKIQPLILTVAPRSYYIDNILIQLSGSDVASTINSIEAQLKEFVPGRPFEFFFLDDAFERLYQRESLLSTLFQYFSIIAIIIACLGLLGITAFTTAQRLNEIGIRKVLGSSVAGIVNLLTSGFIKLVLVAIAIAIPLGWWAMDRWLEGFAYKTTIGWWVFALAGISTLAIAMLTVGWQSFKAATTNPVEVLCRE
- a CDS encoding ABC transporter permease, yielding MLKNYLKIAWRNLWKNRIYSVVNVGGLAVGMAVALMIGLWVVDELTHDQYFGNKDQIAQVYQNRTRNGSINTGNAVPRPLEFVLREQYADHFKHIVMASWEWKQSLAYNDNIISRMGNYMQAGITDMLDLKMVNGQKDGLQDIDGIMLDKSTSQALFGSEDPIGKVVRVNNEIDATVTGVYEDIPFNNSFHGLQFLIPWERYLAWREWVSEARDSWNNNSFQMLVQIADNMEMDEVTAIIKNVKKDQLPEAQSNPQLFLFPMKDWYLRNNFEEGRQAGGRITYVKLFGIIGILVLVLACINFMNLGTARSEKRAKEVGLRKTIGSNRGHLVHQFLGESFLITLLAFFFAVILVLVFLGSFNELSGKEVQLPWKSPLFWMASMLFICITALLSGSYPALYLSSFKPAEALKGTFKVGRFSVLPRKALVVIQFTASAAFIIGTLVVLQQIRFVKNRPVGYDKEGLIQIPAAGQEFSEKRELIRNEFLASGAITEMSTSSAPATEIWSNAGNYTWDGKPDDFQVSLAWTFVSPEYAKSLGLKVIMGRDFSREFPTDSNAVLINKAAMKYMGLSNPIGKYLRNSDTDSPDPPLKIIGVVEDMIVQSPFEPVRQGVYAFDKYGITNFYNLRLNPQKSTEENLEMVENVFKEHFSKVPFDYQFVDNQYAIKFQSEERVASLAGIFTVLAIFISCLGLFGLTAFVAERRTKEIGVRKVLGASVFGLWKMLSKDFLALVLIACTVAIPIAFYIMKGWLQNYTYRIDLSWAIFAAAILGALFITFITVSFQAIKAANANPVKSLRTE
- a CDS encoding ABC transporter permease, with amino-acid sequence MITQNFKLFLRNIYRNKSSFLINMIGLSTGLACTLLISLWVLDELGVDKFHKNHDRIYQVIEHLNFTDGIKTMIETFGPMAELLVDEMPEVEYAAEAIPPSWFGKHNLSIGEKNIKAVGQIVGKDYFNIFSYGLRYGDKNQLLEDPNSIVISKELAVKLFGTAKNVVGQAITYEQDRLFTVSGIFDGTPSNSTIQFDFALSSHAYKDVPPWNSLHTWNGSGPQVYVLLKEGTNVNALNDKVDKIRKSANENTIRTAVLVPFSEHYLHGTYENGKQVGGRIQYVRLFSLIALIILVIACINFMNLSTARATKRLKEIGVKKAVGANRRVFIAQFLGESIVMAFMALIIAVIVVALFLPQFNVIVGKQLELDFNVPFVLVALGIAIFTGFFAGSYPAIYLSGFNAVAILKGKLSQSFGELWTRKGLVIIQFSLSIILIASVLVVYKQMDYVQSQNLGYGQDNVVLFGVEGKIKTQKASFLSELKNMPGVLNASTTTHSMVGHNWSVGLDWEGRNERNIAFQVIGADYGFIETMDMELVAGRSFSREFGADSLGLVLNETAIATMGLEDPLGKVVRGFFGQGKIIGIVKDFHFKSLHDKVEPLFLTLMPNATNKVMVRIKAGKEKEALAEMEKLHRTFNPNLPFEYEFLDSNFQELYTSEQRVASLSKYFAGLAILISCLGLFGLVIFTTERRRKEISIRKVLGQSTSQIMLMLSKGFVQLVLISMCIALPIAYLLAQNWLSGFAYRIPLHLWYFVAAGVMALGIALLTVGGQAIRAANGNPVEGLREQ
- a CDS encoding ABC transporter permease; the encoded protein is MFKNYIKIAWRNIIKNKVLSILNIIGLATGLLCSLLIYLWVSDELAVDNYHENIDRLYSVYQRQIFEGRVDAFYSTPALLYKELKNKIPEIEKAAPTSWRGSKTFAYKDKTFRQEGFHVGDDYFDMFSYDFLEGTVASVMDSPDNIAISEEMAQLFFGSVENAIGKSITYENSRPLQVSAVLKDASPANSKKADFFVHWDIFLEENSWAPDITNSGPPTFIMLKENSDVAVVQTKIKDFLTPYRTEEDANFTVELGLQPYGESYLHNGFENGIISGGRIENVRIFGFIAFFVLLIACINFMNLASASSIKRAKEVGVRKSLGAKKGSLISQFLGEALLLSLIGTILSLLLVSLLLPMFNELAGKDLSLLRLSPLSWSGIFGIALLTGFVSGSYPAFVLSSFKAIDTFKSNGNANASSQWVRKGLVVFQFALTVILISGMLITSRQINYIQHENFGFDRHNVVAFIFQGDSTHTFAGLKERVLQLPGVESVSITDAGPMQISNGFDDVVWTGKPDNDPTIFMSMAVGSDFAEAWGTELLVGSDFADDRVADNSGYIINETALKIMGLEDPIGKPLAMWGREGEIVGVMKDFPVNTLKSTIPPLIIRNGEYLNRGAVLARINPINVAQTVEALENVYAQILPEIPFQYIFTDAWYNDMYRSETVFFRLSQYFSLMAIFISCLGLFGLVIFSAQQRVKEIGIRKVLGASVSKITSLLIKDFLKLVVIGIVIGFPVAWYFMDKWLTNYEYRIDMPWWAFGLAGVLVIAIALLTVSFKSISAAMTNPVNSLRTE